The genomic window tgttaaagttTTATTCTCAtgttccattgtgtattttttgtgtattaCTCTGTGCAGTTATTTCATCCAAAACCACAGGGGTCTAACATAGCACCAAACTACATTAAAACCATTTGTATGATATTAGTGTTGACATAGTGCTAGGGTATACAGGTCTACTCTGCTTTTCTATTGTTAATTCCAGTCCTTATTGCTCACGGAAAGCAGTaaagctttccttttctcatctGTCCCATAGAGATATGCCTAGTTTATGCAATGAATGGGTTTTTGCAAAGGTATGTATGTGATGCATACCTTTGTAAATTGCTTTATATTTTGAAGACACATTAGAGGAATTGGCtatttcacttgatcttagccaaagaaACTTTTCAAGTATCTCATTTCTTAATGTCATAAGTCATGCTGATTCAAGACCATGACATCTCCCTGATGTAACttaagaagttctattttttgCTTTAGAGGtttaattaatgttaaaataaaactatacctAATAACATTCATTTGCCTGAAAGAGTTTTTGTAGAATGCCTAAACTACCAGAAAGTAGTTTAATGTCGCAAATAAATGCCAAGTTGTTCAAATCGCACTGATCGACAACTTCGTTAGGTATAAATGTCACTATTATCCCTACTGTCCTGCatttttttaggaagaaaacaTTCACACGGTGAAGGGAATCAGAATCTACTTTTATGTCCCTAGAGTTATAAACATTTGTatcaaaatatttacatttatagtaTATGAAATATCAATCTATTAAAGGAGAAGCCAAATACAGTACTAGAACAACCCACCAATGTAATGCAAATTACATGAGACATAAATGTcacagaaataaagtaaaagacaAGGGAATACATGGTTCACTCCAGTCATAGTTTGACTTTTCAACATAATGCGAGTATCTCTTTTGAGTATATCTGATATGTAAGTATGCTTCTGCACATAAGACAGCCTTCTATAATCATGTGATaattaaatcatatttaaaagtTCATCATTCCACAGTTCCTGCTTGCCATCTCTCTACTCCCAGCCCATGTAATCTGGTGGCCTCAATATTCCCTTAACCAGAATGAACATAGAGCAATATATTTAGTCATAGTCCTTTTACATAAATACCAGCAATCATGGCATGACAACTCCCCAGAAAGGAAAAGTGTGTAAGAAATGGGGTAAGGAGAgaggtgggagaaggaaaagtaggCAAGATGTCTCACATTCCCCCTGGGGTAGATCTTCTCTGGTAATAAAGGAAGTGTCTTCCCAAAATGACCCCTTTAGACAGAATCTGAGATGGTTTGAAATAGCTGCTCCAGGCCAGAGCAATGCCTGCTTCCCCAGGAATAATATACATCCTCTAAGTCCTATATAGAAATGCTCCTACGGCAACAGACAGCCCAATTGCCAACTGACTGGGAACCACAggagtttttgctttttattttttctcttaaagaaaatatgtgtctatcacctatgtttttctttgtctcatgggaattttctaattttcctgggAATGCAGGCACTCTGTTCTAATCATGACTGGAATCTAATATGCTTAATACTTTACAATTATATAGCACCTTTCTCCCAAGGAtctatttggttttggtttgtgtgtgttttactaAGCTTCCAGAATTGCCTTGCCTCACTTGTAGGACAGACAGGGCCTCTGAAAGGCAATGGCTCCAGcccatgtcagagagagagctacCACTGAGCCTAGGAGTTCTGATCCCCAATGcggataattttttgtttttaggaaaaaCGTTCTCCAAAGTTATAATTTAGAGGAAGAGTAATAAATCATGTTACAAGGAACCATGTCCATCTCTCTCCCAATATATGCTTAAAAGAAACACTGATCGCATGAACAGGGGATCCTAAAAACAACCCTACTATAGCACTGTCACAAGACTGCCCCTTGGTCTCATTATTTGCATGGTGCTTTCACCACAGAACTGGTCATGAGTGGCTACAGAAATGCCAAAAGAGCTGCTTTGGCTTTAAGCAAGAGGCCTAGCAAAGTCCACAACAAGAGTTCTCTGTGAGGGACAGCTGCGTGAGGTCCAGTCTGGGTTCTGACCAGCCTCCAGGCCTTCCCCTGGGAAAAGTCCTCTTTCTTGGTTTAACTCACCCACCAATTTGGCCTTAGGACTCTATGTCTTTCTCCCATTTCATCACAAATACCACTGAGTTCCACAGAGTTAAATATCTGTTCTAAGGAGGGCTAATGGCTCACAGGCCAAAGCCCCCTCCTACCGGCCCTTCAGACTGGAATGTGATGTTCTGCTTTGGGCCAGAAAGGCGGGATGGCTTCCAGGCTTGGCACAGTCAACACAAAAACAAGATCTTTGCTTGCTGGAACTTGTACCGCTATTTTAACTTGATGCAATAGGTCTGAGGACCACAGTGCGAGACCCAGAGTTCAGCCTCAGGAGTGGAGCCAGAGGTGCGACAGCTGGTGGGTCCCCAGGCAGTGTGTGTAACTAAGAACAGCTGGAGGCCAAGTCTGGTGGCTGGAGAGAGGCTCTCCAGCTGAGAGAGTAGCAGAGAGTAGCCAATTACTCCCTCCCTCGGGCAGGGGATCCATGGTAGAGAACCTTCCCAGGAATAGTTTGGATTTCCAGCCTCTCctaccctccttcccctccccacccccccttggGTTTTCCTGCGTGGTATCTTCCACTTCCCTCCCAGATTCAATGgcttccttctccccaccccctgccccaggatcCCCATGAACTCCTTTGGCCTTATTTCTTTCTCAGGACTAGGTAGAGCACACCAATGATAAAACTAAAGCAGAAGCAGATCCAGGTCAGGATGAAGGAGTAGCCATGGTGACTTTTGAAGTAGCTGGTCCCATAACCACCGGCGTAATGATGAGTATAGATGGACACTCCGACCATAATACACAACCCTacaagaggggggaaaaaaaggcctcattttttgtttttgtttttttttctattaaaaccaagaaaaaagtTGTGTAACTTTTAAAAGATTCAATTTCCCTCATAGTAAAAGGAAATTTCACTGGGAAAATAAAATCTGACTGTTTAGCcccataggatagttctattgaTTGGTCTTGAACCAACCTTGATGGTTGTGTTGATAAAACTAGAGGTGTTTGGGCTCCCATAGCCACACCGGTTTGTGTAGCTACAAGTGCGAAGTAAAACAGAGAACTTCACATCCACCACCCAGCTTTTCCTTCTAGACCCCAGCCTATgtaggcgggctgcccaggctgTGAAACGACACAGCCTTTCACCCAGTTGTGGGTCTTAGGGAAGACCACAGAAGGATGAGAACTTGAACTGCAGCCCGCACTATGGCAGTGGCTTTGTCTAAGGAcacccacctccctgccctcaAGAGTCTCCTATACAAGGGCATGCAATGCATGTGGCCCGGCCACTTGGtcgccccatccccaccccccaggagcACTAGGTTTAAATAGGGCAGCATGTTTAAAGCACAGGACAGTACTCATTCCAAGCTCCAGCAGGGGTTCTCAAAAAGAGAACAAACAAGCAGAGGAGAAAATTGTCCAATGCAGCCTCACTGAGCTGGGTGCTCCTCTGTCCAAAGTGCCAGGAATGCCCATGGTAAGGCCGCCATACACAGGAGCCCGCCCCCAGGATACTCACAGCACACCAGCATGGTGGCCCCAGAAAGGAAGAAGCGGTTTCCCTTCTCCATGGTGAAGAGCTGGAACACAAAGACCACGAGGGAGATGACAGAGAAGATGATGGAGAGGATCATGAAGGCCTGCACCGCCTTGAGGGCATCTGTGGacacaggaagagaagaagaagggtaTTAGGCAAAGCGGTCCCGGGCAGGGTGCACGTTTCCCTGGCCACCCGAATGTCAGTACTGAACACAGTCCCCTAAGACATACCTTCACTGGCATATGATAGCACGTTATCACAGCCACTAATGGTACAGTTTTTCCAAAGACCGACTGATCCATGTCTATCATCGGAAACCACCCAGacctgaaaccaaaaaaacaagcaaTGGTTGAAAAGCTGACCCTTTgctttgaaaggaaaagaaaaagcaactcaGATTTGGGTCAGGATCGAATCTTCAGCAACACCCCACACTGAGCCTCAAATAAGGCTAAGCACCCCACCTTTTTGTGGAAATGAGGTCTGACTAAAACAGAAGCCACAGAGGTCCCAAGAGAAAAGGTGGAAGATTGTGTGACTGAAGAAAAATCACACAGTTTCTCTGGGCTTCACATTCCTCCTTACTtaagaacaacaaaaaggaagTGATTAAATCATAGTGGTTTAAAATTCTGAGGttctaaaaagcagaaacagaatgaGCAATTGTTGTTAAGTATGTACCATCCATTCGCTCTCTCAAGAccgttttaggggcgcctgggtggcccagttggttaagcgtcggccttctactcaggtcatgatctaggggtcctgggatccagccccacagggggctctctgctcagcggggagtctgctcctctctctccttctgcccctcccccctgctcatgcttactctgtctctctgtctctcaaataaataaataaaatctttttaaaaagaccgTTTCATGTAACAGCCTAAGGgggttagaaaaaaagaagaaggaaaaaaccgCTCAACTGAAGGCAATTAGGAAACGCGGACAACGAAGGAAACAGCAATGAGTCTTGGTGTCAAGAAGCCATTTccatctcggggtgcctgggtggctgagtgggttaaagcctctgccttccgctcaggtcatgatcccagggtcctgggatggagccctacatcaggctcgttgctcagcagggagcctgcttccccctcactctctgcctgcctgtctgcctacttgtgatctctgtctgtcaaataaataaagtattaaaaaaagaagaagccacTTCCATCTAAACGGAAGGACGTGGGGGCCCCTGAACGTAGAAGAGTGACCAACATGTATTCCCCAAGACTTGCTGTGGTGCCAATGTGCCTTCCCACCCTGCCCAACAAAAATACTTACTCTTCCGGAAGACAAGCACCCAGAACACCCGTTAGAATGAGCACTGCTGGAAGGACAGGGCCCAGGATGTGTGAACACCTGCTCTTGATTCAATAAACAACGGTATGCCAAGCCCAGTACTAGGGGCTGATA from Mustela lutreola isolate mMusLut2 chromosome 8, mMusLut2.pri, whole genome shotgun sequence includes these protein-coding regions:
- the EMP1 gene encoding epithelial membrane protein 1 is translated as MLVLLASIFVVHIATCIMLFVSTIANVWVVSDDRHGSVGLWKNCTISGCDNVLSYASEDALKAVQAFMILSIIFSVISLVVFVFQLFTMEKGNRFFLSGATMLVCWLCIMVGVSIYTHHYAGGYGTSYFKSHHGYSFILTWICFCFSFIIGVLYLVLRKK